A DNA window from Jaculus jaculus isolate mJacJac1 chromosome 1, mJacJac1.mat.Y.cur, whole genome shotgun sequence contains the following coding sequences:
- the Syvn1 gene encoding E3 ubiquitin-protein ligase synoviolin isoform X2 has product MFRTAVMMVASLALTGAVVAHAYYLKHQFYPTVVYLTKSSPSMAVLYIQAFVLVFLLGKVMGKVFFGQLRAAEMEHLLERSWYAVTETCLAFTVFRDDFSPRFVALFTLLLFLKCFHWLAEDRVDFMERSPNISWLFHCRIVSLMFLLGILDFLFVSHAYHSILTRGASVQLVFGFEYAILMTMVLTIFIKYVLHSVDLQSENPWDNKAVYMLYTELFTGFIKVLLYMAFMTIMIKVHTFPLFAIRPMYLAMRQFKKAVTDAIMSRRAIRNMNTLYPDATPEELQAVDNVCIICREEMVTGAKRLPCNHIFHTSCLRSWFQRQQTCPTCRMDVLRASLPAQSPPPPEPADQGPPPAPHPPPLLPQPPNFPQGLLPPFPPGMFPLWPPMGPFPPVPPPPSSGEAVAPPSTSAALSRPSGAATTAAAGASTSAPAPGSVPAPEAGPTPGFPFPPPWMGMPLPPPFAFPPMPVPPAGFAGLTPEELRALEGHERQHLEARLQSLRNIHTLLDAAMLQINQYLTVLASLGPPRPATSVNPTEETASTVVAAAPSTSVTSSEATTPSSGASPAAQETEKPPAPESMGSTEELSEDGEPDAAELRRRRLQKLESPVAH; this is encoded by the exons ATGTTCCGCACCGCAGTGATGATGGTGGCCAGCCTGGCGCTGACTGgggctgtggtggctcatgcctactaCCTCAAACACCAGTTCTACCCCACTGTGGTGTACTTGACCAAGTCCAGCCCCAGCATGGCA GTCCTGTACATCCAGGCCTTCGTCCTTGTCTTCCTCTTGGGCAAGGTGATGGGCAAAGTGTTCTTTGGGCAGCTGAGGGCAGCAGAGATGGAG CACCTTCTGGAGCGGTCCTGGTATGCTGTCACTGAGACTTGTCTGGCTTTCACTGTTTTTCGAGATGACTTCAGTCCTCGCTTTGTGGCTCTATTCACgctccttctcttcctcaaatGTTTCCACTGGCTGGCTGAAGACCGTGTGGACTTT ATGGAGCGCAGCCCCAATATCTCCTGGCTCTTTCACTGCCGTATTGTCT CCCTTATGTTCCTCCTGGGCATCCTGGACTTCCTCTTCGTCAGCCATGCCTATCACAGCATCCTGACTCGTGGGGCCTCTGTGCAGCTGGTGTTTGGCTTTGAG TACGCCATTCTGATGACCATGGTGCTCACCATCTTCATCAAGTATGTGCTGCACTCTGTGGACCTCCAGAGTGAGAACCCCTGGGACAATAAGGCCGTGTACATGCTGTATACGGAGCTGTTCACAG GCTTCATCAAGGTCCTGCTGTACATGGCCTTCATGACCATCATGATCAAGGTGCACACCTTCCCGCTCTTCGCTATCCGACCTATGTACCTGGCCATGAG GCAGTTCAAGAAAGCTGTGACTGATGCCATCATGTCTCGCCGAGCCATCCGCAACATGAACACCCT GTATCCAGATGCTACCCCTGAGGAGCTGCAGGCAGTGGATAATGTCTGCATCATCTGCCGAGAAGAAATGGTGACTGGTGCCAAGAGACTACCCTGCAACCACATCTTTCATACCAG CTGCCTGCGCTCCTGGTTCCAGCGGCAACAGACCTGCCCTACCTGCCGTATGGATGTCCTGCGGGCATCGCTGCCAGCCCAGTCTCCACCACCTCCTGAGCCTGCAGACCAGGGGCCACCCCCTGCTCCTCATCCCCCACCACTCCTGCCCCAGCCCCCCAATT tcccccagggcctcctgcctccttTTCCTCCAGGCATGTTCCCACTGTGGCCCCCCATGGGCCCCTTCCCACCTGTTCCACCTCCCCCAAGTTCAGGAGAGGCTGTGGCCCCTCCCTCCACCAGTGCAG CCCTTTCTCGGCCCAGTGGAGCAGCCACAACAGCAGCTGCTGGCGCCAGCACCTCTGCCCCAGCACCAGGCTCTGTCCCTGCCCCAGAGGCTGGTCCCACCCCtggcttccccttccctcctccgtGGATGGGTATGCCCCTGCCTCCACCCTTTG CCTTTCCCCCAATGCCTGTACCCCCTGCGGGCTTTGCCGGTCTGACCCCAGAGGAGCTGAGGGCACTGGAGGGCCATGAGcggcagcacctggaggcccggCTGCAGAGCCTGCGCAACATCCACACACTCCTGGATGCCGCCATGCTGCAGATCAACCAGTACCTCACTGTGCTGGCCTCCTTGGG GCCCCCCAGGCCAGCCACTTCAgtcaaccccactgaagagactGCCTCTACTGTGGTTGCTGCTGCCCCCTCCACCAGTGTCACTAGCTCCGAAGCCACCACGCCATCCTCAGGAGCCTCCCCAGCAGCCCAGGAAACTGAAAAGCCTCCAG CTCCTGAGTCAATGGGGTCCACCGAGGAGTTATCTGAGGATGGAGAGCCTGATGCTGCAGAGCTCCGCCGGCGACGCCTGCAAAAGCTGGAGTCCCCTGTTGCTCACTGA
- the Syvn1 gene encoding E3 ubiquitin-protein ligase synoviolin isoform X1: MFRTAVMMVASLALTGAVVAHAYYLKHQFYPTVVYLTKSSPSMAVLYIQAFVLVFLLGKVMGKVFFGQLRAAEMEHLLERSWYAVTETCLAFTVFRDDFSPRFVALFTLLLFLKCFHWLAEDRVDFMERSPNISWLFHCRIVSLMFLLGILDFLFVSHAYHSILTRGASVQLVFGFEYAILMTMVLTIFIKYVLHSVDLQSENPWDNKAVYMLYTELFTGFIKVLLYMAFMTIMIKVHTFPLFAIRPMYLAMRQFKKAVTDAIMSRRAIRNMNTLYPDATPEELQAVDNVCIICREEMVTGAKRLPCNHIFHTSCLRSWFQRQQTCPTCRMDVLRASLPAQSPPPPEPADQGPPPAPHPPPLLPQPPNFPQGLLPPFPPGMFPLWPPMGPFPPVPPPPSSGEAVAPPSTSAAALSRPSGAATTAAAGASTSAPAPGSVPAPEAGPTPGFPFPPPWMGMPLPPPFAFPPMPVPPAGFAGLTPEELRALEGHERQHLEARLQSLRNIHTLLDAAMLQINQYLTVLASLGPPRPATSVNPTEETASTVVAAAPSTSVTSSEATTPSSGASPAAQETEKPPAPESMGSTEELSEDGEPDAAELRRRRLQKLESPVAH; this comes from the exons ATGTTCCGCACCGCAGTGATGATGGTGGCCAGCCTGGCGCTGACTGgggctgtggtggctcatgcctactaCCTCAAACACCAGTTCTACCCCACTGTGGTGTACTTGACCAAGTCCAGCCCCAGCATGGCA GTCCTGTACATCCAGGCCTTCGTCCTTGTCTTCCTCTTGGGCAAGGTGATGGGCAAAGTGTTCTTTGGGCAGCTGAGGGCAGCAGAGATGGAG CACCTTCTGGAGCGGTCCTGGTATGCTGTCACTGAGACTTGTCTGGCTTTCACTGTTTTTCGAGATGACTTCAGTCCTCGCTTTGTGGCTCTATTCACgctccttctcttcctcaaatGTTTCCACTGGCTGGCTGAAGACCGTGTGGACTTT ATGGAGCGCAGCCCCAATATCTCCTGGCTCTTTCACTGCCGTATTGTCT CCCTTATGTTCCTCCTGGGCATCCTGGACTTCCTCTTCGTCAGCCATGCCTATCACAGCATCCTGACTCGTGGGGCCTCTGTGCAGCTGGTGTTTGGCTTTGAG TACGCCATTCTGATGACCATGGTGCTCACCATCTTCATCAAGTATGTGCTGCACTCTGTGGACCTCCAGAGTGAGAACCCCTGGGACAATAAGGCCGTGTACATGCTGTATACGGAGCTGTTCACAG GCTTCATCAAGGTCCTGCTGTACATGGCCTTCATGACCATCATGATCAAGGTGCACACCTTCCCGCTCTTCGCTATCCGACCTATGTACCTGGCCATGAG GCAGTTCAAGAAAGCTGTGACTGATGCCATCATGTCTCGCCGAGCCATCCGCAACATGAACACCCT GTATCCAGATGCTACCCCTGAGGAGCTGCAGGCAGTGGATAATGTCTGCATCATCTGCCGAGAAGAAATGGTGACTGGTGCCAAGAGACTACCCTGCAACCACATCTTTCATACCAG CTGCCTGCGCTCCTGGTTCCAGCGGCAACAGACCTGCCCTACCTGCCGTATGGATGTCCTGCGGGCATCGCTGCCAGCCCAGTCTCCACCACCTCCTGAGCCTGCAGACCAGGGGCCACCCCCTGCTCCTCATCCCCCACCACTCCTGCCCCAGCCCCCCAATT tcccccagggcctcctgcctccttTTCCTCCAGGCATGTTCCCACTGTGGCCCCCCATGGGCCCCTTCCCACCTGTTCCACCTCCCCCAAGTTCAGGAGAGGCTGTGGCCCCTCCCTCCACCAGTGCAG CAGCCCTTTCTCGGCCCAGTGGAGCAGCCACAACAGCAGCTGCTGGCGCCAGCACCTCTGCCCCAGCACCAGGCTCTGTCCCTGCCCCAGAGGCTGGTCCCACCCCtggcttccccttccctcctccgtGGATGGGTATGCCCCTGCCTCCACCCTTTG CCTTTCCCCCAATGCCTGTACCCCCTGCGGGCTTTGCCGGTCTGACCCCAGAGGAGCTGAGGGCACTGGAGGGCCATGAGcggcagcacctggaggcccggCTGCAGAGCCTGCGCAACATCCACACACTCCTGGATGCCGCCATGCTGCAGATCAACCAGTACCTCACTGTGCTGGCCTCCTTGGG GCCCCCCAGGCCAGCCACTTCAgtcaaccccactgaagagactGCCTCTACTGTGGTTGCTGCTGCCCCCTCCACCAGTGTCACTAGCTCCGAAGCCACCACGCCATCCTCAGGAGCCTCCCCAGCAGCCCAGGAAACTGAAAAGCCTCCAG CTCCTGAGTCAATGGGGTCCACCGAGGAGTTATCTGAGGATGGAGAGCCTGATGCTGCAGAGCTCCGCCGGCGACGCCTGCAAAAGCTGGAGTCCCCTGTTGCTCACTGA
- the Mrpl49 gene encoding 39S ribosomal protein L49, mitochondrial: MAAALLRAALRDGAVGLRRSCGVRWLSQTQGPPDYPSFVESVDEYQFVERLLPPTKIPSPPKHEHYPTPSGWQPPRDPPPNLPYSVRRSRMHNIPVYKDITHGNRHMTVIRKVEGDIWALQKDVEDFLRPLLGKTPVTQVNEVTGTLRIKGYFDEQLKAWLLEKGF, translated from the exons ATGGCAGCTGCTCTGTTGCGGGCTGCCCTGCGAGACGGGGCAGTCGGCCTCCGGAGGAGCTGCGGCGTTCGGTGGCTG AGTCAGACCCAGGGGCCTCCTGATTATCCCAGCTTTGTGGAGTCTGTAGATGAGTACCAGTTTGTGGAACGACTGTTACCTCCCACCAAAATCCCATCGCCCCCGAAGCATGAACATTACCCCACTCCTAGTGGCTGGCAGCCTCCCAGAG ATCCTCCACCCAACCTGCCCTACTCTGTTCGGCGCTCTCGAATGCACAATATCCCGGTGTACAAGGACATCACACATGGCAACCGCCACATGACTGTGATCCGGAAGGTGGAAGGGGACATCTGG GCCCTGCAAAAGGATGTGGAAGATTTTCTGAGACCACTGCTAGGGAAGACACCTGTCACCCAGGTTAATGAGGTGACGGGTACTCTGCGCATCAAGGGCTACTTTGATGAACAGCTTAAAGCCTGGCTTCTTGAGAAGGGCTTCTGA